One part of the Vanessa atalanta chromosome 4, ilVanAtal1.2, whole genome shotgun sequence genome encodes these proteins:
- the LOC125077968 gene encoding malate dehydrogenase, mitochondrial-like, giving the protein MISQKLLSYTLYSKCHKYVQIVQCRNIQVTVIGAASEIGKNVALLLKLNSLITRLHLYDDDNTVHGIGLELARIPGGPTVTSFTGDNFLPPAVRYSRLVLMVSRIPRKLGYTRDQMLAANALPVQKICRTLPEHNPDAFFAISSNPINSIISFASALLNNYKTFNKYRLFGITNIDTARARALLGNALNVNPRHLHVPVIGGHSDNTIVPLFSNILPSHYSISQNQAETLTRLLRKSGNEVLNLKVGIDASTLAMAWSINEFIEHLLEALCGGYSIVNSFTANPHFGTKFFSGPNKVGPTGIIETCSSFVMSEYERSLLDQAVPIINREVAQGEDYIREIEASKYF; this is encoded by the coding sequence ATGATTAGccaaaaattattatcttatacgTTGTATTCAAAATGTCATAAATACGTACAAATTGTGCAGTGTAGAAATATTCAAGTGACTGTAATTGGTGCTGCGAGTGAGATTGGAAAAAATGTTGCGCTGCTGCTGAAATTAAACAGCCTTATAACAAGACTACACCTATACGATGATGACAATACAGTTCACGGTATTGGTCTGGAGTTAGCACGAATACCTGGTGGGCCCACAGTTACTTCGTTTACAGGAGATAATTTTTTACCACCTGCTGTTCGGTATTCGCGACTTGTTTTAATGGTTTCTAGAATACCACGAAAACTTGGATATACACGTGATCAAATGTTAGCAGCTAATGCACTACCTGTTCAAAAAATTTGCCGAACGTTACCCGAGCATAACCCAGATGCATTTTTTGCTATATCCTCTAATCCTATTAACTCTATAATTTCTTTTGCTAGTGCACttctaaataattacaaaaccttcaataaatatagattatttggAATTACCAACATAGATACGGCTAGAGCCAGAGCTTTGCTAGGGAATGCTTTAAATGTAAATCCTCGTCACTTACATGTGCCAGTTATTGGTGGTCACTCTGATAACACCATTGTgccattattttctaatatattaccAAGTCATTACTCCATCTCACAAAATCAAGCTGAAACGTTAACGCGTCTATTAAGAAAGTCTGGAAATGAAGTTTTAAATCTTAAAGTAGGCATTGATGCATCTACTCTCGCTATGGCTTGGTCAATAAATGAATTCATTGAACATTTGCTGGAAGCTCTATGTGGAGGTTACTCGATCGTAAATAGCTTTACAGCTAATCCTCATTTTGGTACAAAATTTTTCTCAGGTCCTAATAAAGTAGGCCCAACTGGGATCATTGAAACTTGCAGCAGTTTTGTGATGAGTGAATATGAACGCAGTCTTTTGGACCAAGCTGTGCCTATAATAAATCGCGAAGTCGCTCAAGGGGAAGATTATATTCGAGAGATAGAAgcgagtaaatatttttaa
- the LOC125077967 gene encoding malate dehydrogenase-like, which translates to MLQAKKCLHFFSRKVISRNYQVTIVGGASEIGQSIALLLRNQRPITSLVIHDNVTHTPGIVLDLSHIPTNSAIKGYVGSDSLDSALQHSDVVITTGAIQSPGLSEKARLHFNVEFIKSFATRVSKVSPIPFIGIATEPINVLVPMATEVIRNHGDYDPKKIFGITSTDLFTAQAMYASINNINPEDCNVPVIGGHSNETVIPLLSQSKPACNLNQKSIEEFTAKFRSQEDLVINSKKGWSPTLSIAYGVSKFVQGILNALDGRSNQIHAYIENNDFGTSYFAGKVFVDENGAGEMERYSNLSDFECHLLERTIEQLRKDVSKGKKMLELA; encoded by the coding sequence atgttACAAGCAAAAaagtgtttacattttttttctagaaaagtTATATCCAGAAATTACCAAGTGACAATAGTTGGAGGAGCAAGTGAAATTGGACAATCCATCGCTTTATTACTAAGAAACCAGCGTCCAATCACAAGTCTTGTTATTCACGACAATGTTACACACACCCCTGGGATCGTATTGGATTTATCACATATACCAACAAATTCTGCAATAAAAGGTTACGTTGGAAGTGATTCTTTAGACAGCGCGTTACAACATTCTGATGTTGTAATTACGACCGGGGCTATACAAAGTCCAGGCTTGTCTGAGAAGGCtagattacattttaatgttgAATTTATTAAGTCATTTGCTACAAGAGTTTCAAAAGTGAGTCCTATTCCATTCATAGGCATTGCGACAGAACCGATAAATGTTTTAGTACCAATGGCAACAGAAGTTATAAGAAACCACGGTGACTAtgatccaaaaaaaatatttggcatCACTAGCACAGATTTATTTACAGCACAGGCTATGTAtgcatctataaataatataaatcctgAAGACTGCAATGTACCTGTGATAGGTGGGCATTCGAATGAAACTGTCATTCCTTTGCTGTCACAATCGAAGCCTGCTTGTAATTTAAACCAGAAATCAATCGAAGAATTTACTGCCAAATTCCGCTCTCAAGAAGATTTggttataaattctaaaaaaggATGGTCGCCAACGCTGTCAATTGCGTATGGTGTATCCAAATTCGTCCAAGGAATATTAAATGCACTAGATGGTCGATCAAATCAAATACATGCGTATATTGAAAATAACGATTTCGGTACATCGTATTTTGCCGGTAAGGTGTTTGTGGATGAGAATGGGGCTGGTGAAATGGAAAGATATTCCAATTTGTCAGATTTCGAATGTCATTTATTAGAACGGACTATTGAGCAGCTAAGAAAAGACGTTTCTAAGGGTAAAAAAATGTTGGAACTGGCATAA